The following coding sequences are from one Candidatus Saccharimonadales bacterium window:
- a CDS encoding TrmH family RNA methyltransferase, whose translation EQDGSSIMLPDYRPHEKTVLLLGEEVEGITDELRHACDDLIEIPMEGQKESFNVSVATGIALYALRLN comes from the coding sequence GAACAAGATGGCTCATCAATCATGCTTCCGGATTACCGTCCGCACGAGAAAACCGTTCTTTTATTAGGTGAAGAAGTTGAAGGAATTACAGATGAATTACGGCATGCTTGTGATGACCTTATAGAAATTCCAATGGAAGGTCAAAAAGAATCCTTTAACGTCAGTGTCGCTACGGGAATTGCACTATACGCCTTACGGCTTAATTAG